The following are encoded in a window of Ricinus communis isolate WT05 ecotype wild-type chromosome 4, ASM1957865v1, whole genome shotgun sequence genomic DNA:
- the LOC8267575 gene encoding patatin-like protein 7, with protein MASNLLVGSSFDVDKLTFEIFSILENKFLFGETKLSKLSPQNSRIRILSIDGGGATNGILAAKSLAHLESSLRRKSGNPNAYISDYFDIVAGSGAGGLLAALLFTRGKDGLPLFTADSALRFVNDHQKKLSSSRSVLRRFSRRGKHLEKLLRSTFGESTLRDTVKSVLIPCYDLSSRAPFVFSRADAVEADGFDFKISDVCLATCAVHGAVEMRSVDRKTNILGVDGGIAMNNPTAAAITHVLNNKQEFPLCNGVEDLLVLSLGGGESDFRIQNLHSSPSRFVRIAGEGASDTVDQAVSMAFGQCRTSNYVRIQANGIIAKKQGRVMEKQIKSQKKGEIVAAIEEMLEQKNVESVLFKGKRIVESTNLEKIESFGGELMKEEERRKTSILPTVVLKQASPSPRTSSATTLSTSSSY; from the exons ATGGCATCTAACCTGCTCGTAGGTTCATCCTTTGACGTTGACAAGCTCACCTTCGAGATCTTCTCCATCCTCGAAAACAAATTCCTCTTCGGCGAAACCAAGCTCTCCAAGCTCTCTCCTCAGAATAGCAGAATCAGAATCCTCTCCATCGATGGCGGTGGCGCCACCAACGGCATTCTCGCGGCCAAGTCACTCGCGCATCTAGAATCTTCCCTCCGCCGAAAATCTGGCAATCCTAACGCTTATATCTCTGATTACTTCGATATTGTCGCCGGTTCCGGTGCTGGTGGTCTACTCGCAGCCCTTCTTTTCACTCGTGGAAAAGATGGCCTTCCTTTGTTCACTGCAGATTCCGCCCTTCGTTTTGTCAATGACCATCAGAAGAAACTCTCCAGCTCTCGCTCCGTCCTCCGCCGGTTTTCCCGGCGAGGGAAGCATTTGGAGAAGCTGTTGCGCTCTACTTTTGGAGAGTCTACTCTGAGAGACACTGTTAAGTCCGTTTTGATCCCTTGTTATGACCTTTCCTCACGTGCGCCTTTCGTTTTCTCACGTGCTGACGCTGTAGAGGCTGATGGTTTCGATTTTAAGATTAGCGACGTTTGTCTTGCTACTTGTGCCGTTCATGGAGCTGTGGAAATGCGGTCTGTGGACAGAAAAACTAACATCTTGGGCGTTGATGGCGGGATCGCTATGAATAATCCTACGGCTGCTGCTATCACCCacgttttaaataataaacagGAATTTCCTTTATGCAATGGCGTCGAGGATCTGCTCGTCCTTTCCCTTGGCGGCGGGGAATCCGATTTTCGTATCCAAAATCTTCATTCCTCACCGTCACGGTTTGTTAGGATCGCCGGAGAAGGAGCTTCCGATACG gTTGATCAAGCTGTATCAATGGCATTTGGTCAGTGTCGGACAAGCAATTATGTTCGCATTCAG GCAAATGGTATAATAGCAAAGAAGCAAGGCAGAGTGAtggaaaaacaaataaaatccCAGAAGAAGGGAGAGATTGTAGCGGCAATAGAAGAGATGTTGGAGCAGAAAAATGTAGAATCAGTGCTGTTTAAAGGGAAGAGAATAGTCGAAAGCAcaaatttagagaaaatagaaTCATTTGGTGGGGAGCTAATGAAGGAGGAAGAGAGGAGAAAGACGAGCATTTTACCAACTGTGGTACTGAAGCAAGCATCACCGTCCCCAAGAACATCATCAGCTACTACTCTATCAACCTCTtcttcatattaa